The Cognaticolwellia beringensis genome segment CTTGTCATGCGGGACTAAGAAGCCGATTTGGTTACCTGATGTAGCAACGTTAATACCAACGACTTCAGTATTTTTGTTAACTACTGGGCCACCGCTCATGCCTGAGTTAACTGAACCCGTAAAATGAATACGGTCGTTAAATGACTCATTTTTTAAACCATTATAAGTCCCCGGCACGACTATCATGCCTAAATCATGGGGGTTACCTAATGAAAATAACTCTTCACCTTTGGTGGGGGCTTGTTTAGCTATCTGAAAATATGGCATTTCAGTGTTTACCTCACGTTGAACAATGGCGAGGTCATTAATAACATCGACACTTTTCAAAGTCAGTGCCGCTTTGTTGCCTTTATTATCTAAATATTCAATGGTGTATTTATGAGGATGACGGGCAAAACCGGAAATAACATGATAATTAGTCGCTATAAGGCCATTACTGCTAATTTGAAAACCTGAACCGATAGATGACTTTTCACCACTGGCTTTGTCAATTAAGCGAATTTGATAAAGTGAAGGGGCCAATTGTTTGAAAATTTCCTCGGCCTGCTCAACGGCGATACTTATAGTACTGAAGCACATAAGTAGCAGAGCAAAAATAGCTTTCATTGAATATCCTTTTATATTATTACTTTAGGAACTGTTTGATATATAGGCAAAGCAGAACACGTCTGGCTACCATTGTGCCAGTGTATTTAAATTTGTCATCTTTTATCAGACCAAATGACTATTTTGTCTGATGCTTGGCTAAGTTTATTACGCGAAGCACAAACATAGCATGCAGAATTGCCATAATAATAGGCTTGTTCGTATAAATAAGTTTAAGGGGGCAATGCTAAGCATCTAATAGCCTTTCTATACGTGAAATGATAAGCGTATGGGTTACATACATATAAAGTTTTTAATGCCTTTAGGTCTATTTTGTTTTGTAACAACCTGATAATCAAAGTTTACTTTACATAGGGTCATTTATAGTAATTATATTTTTAGAGGCTAAATTCATTTTATTTGTCTACTATTAAGCTAATGCGATTATTGGGTTTTGCCTCATTATGAAATCAAAGAAAGTTGTCAGTGCCTTAAATCATCAATATGTTGTTAATGATCCACTTCACCAATTATTTGATGCAGTGAATGTTATTTCTGTACAGGGATACGATGAGGAACGACGTGTAATTTATTGGAATGAAGGTAGCGAAATACTTTATGGCTACAGCAAAGAAGAGGCAACAGGACAAAAACTGGAAGATCTTATCATTCCTGAGCTAATGTCAGAAATAGTGGTTGATGCACATACAAATTGGATAAAAAATGACGTTGAAATACCTGCGGCAGAACTAACTTTACGTGATAAAAACGGTAAAGATGTCTCTGTTTTTTCAAGTCATGTCATGTTTACAAATCAATATAACAACAAACAAATGTATTGTATCGATATCGATTTAACCGATGTTCGGCAAGCGCAAGAGCAAGCTATATTTAAAGAGCATATGCTTGAAACCATATTTGAAGCAATTCCTGATTTGTTTTTTTTGATGGAAAGTGATGGAACTATTATTGATTATCATGCCTGTGACAAAGGTGATCTATATATATCGCCTGAAAAATTTATTGGTAAAAACATAGCCGATTTCTTACCTCAAGAAGTTGTCCAGAAATTTAAAAGTCATATTGCCAAAGCTGTAAAGCAAGAAAAGATAATAAGTTTTGAATACGAGCTGAATTTGCCTAAAGGCTTGGTATATTTTGAGGCAAGAATTAGCCACCTGAAAAAATATAAGCAAATCATGATCATTGTACGTGATATTACCGAGCAACATAAAAGCGCCGAACTTATTCGCCATCAAGCTTATTTTGATAGTTTGACCGCATTGCCCAATCGTTTTTTAGCACTTGATCGTTTGACTCAAATATTAATTGAAGCTGAAAGGCACCATGAAAAAGCCGCGGTATTATTCCTTGATTTAGATGACTTTAAAAAAGTTAATGACTCTTTAGGACACGAAGTTGGCGATAAGCTATTAATAGAGTCGGCTCATAGGCTAAAACAAGTATTACGAAAAGAAGATACTGTTGGTCGTTTAGGTGGTGATGAGTTTATCATTTTATTAAGACGCCTAACCGATCATCATGACGCGTTAGCCATTGCTGAAAATTTACTTAAAATTTTTAGAACACCTTTTAAAATTGATAATAGAGAATTAATACTGACATTGAGTATTGGTGTTGCTGTATATCCTGAAAATGGTAACGCGGCCTCTGATCTGCTGCGTAATGCTGATACAGCTATGTATCAAGCAAAAGCTTTAGGGAGAAATACTTACTCATTTTTTACCAAAGAAATGAATATCGTTATACAGCGTCGTTTAGCAATTGAAGCGCAATTGCGGGGGGCACTAGATCGCCATGAGCTGGAATTATATTATCAGCCGCAATTTGAAATAAGAAAGAATAGCATCATTGGCGCTGAAGCGTTGTTGAGATGGAACCATCCCACATTAGGTAATATACCTCCTGATGAGTTTATACCCATTGCGGAACACTCGGGCCTTATTGTGCCTATTGGACAATATGTTATTGAACAAGCATTAAGGTTTTTGAGCAAATGGCAATTGAGTGATCAGAAAAGTTACACTATGGCGGTGAACTTATCCCCTCGGCAACTACGAGATACCGAGCTACTTAATTTAATCAAAAACACTCTTGCTGATGTAAACATTAGCTTTGGAAGTTTGGAGCTAGAAATTACTGAAGGTGTATTAATGAATGGGCAATCTTATATAAATGAAGCCTTAATTGAAATTAATGCACTCGGCATAAAGCTATCTATGGATGACTTTGGCACTGGATATTCGTCGTTAAGTTATTTAAGGCAATATCCATTCGATATATTAAAAATAGATCGAAGTTTCATCAATGGTATTACCTTGAATAAATCAGATTGTGACCTAGTAAAAGCAACCATAGCTATGTCGCACAGTTTAGGTTTGACAGTTGTTGCCGAAGGCGTTGAAACTAAAGAACAACTCACTTTATTGAGTGATTTAGGCTGTGATTTTGTGCAAGGTTATTATTTTAGTAAACCTATACCGGCAAAGCAGTTGCTTGATTTCTCAGCCGCACTTTTATAGCTATAAAATATCGTTTTCACCGATATCATTATATCTTTAATATTTTAAATCAGGATGCTTAGGATCTTGCTTTTCTGCAAGGATTGCTAAATTCCTGTATCAGTAGAAAATGCCATTTAAAATGGTGGTTTAATTAGCACTTTTGTTTCGCAGAAGGATACAGGGTAATAGCGGTTATTTATGTTTGGTTGTGATGATATTCTATGCGGTAAACCGTAATCAGTGATGTAAACTACTATCTATTATTGGCAAATTAATTAACGACAATATCATGCTACTTTTTCATCGCTGCATGTTAATCCTTCTATCAGCCTGCAGTTGCTTTAAGGTTATTTTAAGCCTTAAAAATAACCTTAAAAACCCTCTAGCCTACTTAATTTGATTTTTTATCATTGATTACAAAAGAATTAAATTCTCGATAGATAAAAAATAATAGTTTTTATCTATCGATATTACTTGTTGAAAACTAGTTATCAGCATACGCTATTACTAACCCATTTTAAGGCGCAGTATTGAAATTATGGATAGCATAAAAGCAAAGCGTTATTTACTTAACAAATTAGAAACAATTGAATATTTTCCTTTTGGCGATGATGTTAGTGTTTTTAAAGTTAAACATAAAATGTTTGCAACATTAGCGTTAGGTAAAGGTAATGAAAAAGGAACTGGCGGTAAAATGGCAG includes the following:
- a CDS encoding EAL domain-containing protein codes for the protein MKSKKVVSALNHQYVVNDPLHQLFDAVNVISVQGYDEERRVIYWNEGSEILYGYSKEEATGQKLEDLIIPELMSEIVVDAHTNWIKNDVEIPAAELTLRDKNGKDVSVFSSHVMFTNQYNNKQMYCIDIDLTDVRQAQEQAIFKEHMLETIFEAIPDLFFLMESDGTIIDYHACDKGDLYISPEKFIGKNIADFLPQEVVQKFKSHIAKAVKQEKIISFEYELNLPKGLVYFEARISHLKKYKQIMIIVRDITEQHKSAELIRHQAYFDSLTALPNRFLALDRLTQILIEAERHHEKAAVLFLDLDDFKKVNDSLGHEVGDKLLIESAHRLKQVLRKEDTVGRLGGDEFIILLRRLTDHHDALAIAENLLKIFRTPFKIDNRELILTLSIGVAVYPENGNAASDLLRNADTAMYQAKALGRNTYSFFTKEMNIVIQRRLAIEAQLRGALDRHELELYYQPQFEIRKNSIIGAEALLRWNHPTLGNIPPDEFIPIAEHSGLIVPIGQYVIEQALRFLSKWQLSDQKSYTMAVNLSPRQLRDTELLNLIKNTLADVNISFGSLELEITEGVLMNGQSYINEALIEINALGIKLSMDDFGTGYSSLSYLRQYPFDILKIDRSFINGITLNKSDCDLVKATIAMSHSLGLTVVAEGVETKEQLTLLSDLGCDFVQGYYFSKPIPAKQLLDFSAALL